A genome region from Tolypothrix sp. PCC 7712 includes the following:
- a CDS encoding non-ribosomal peptide synthetase gives MLNTIEGFELSPQQKHLWLLQQNNSAYQVQLAISITGNLDVAILKSAFDKLINKYEILRTRFHKIPNFKFPIQCICDRPHIYWQEIDLTSLAWEQQQDRITELFEAKKNYYFNLQSEIVMRCHLLSISPQQHTLILTLPALCADSKTLNNLVQEISNFYSQTAHYDVNESPIQYAQFSAWQNEIIAETDIGREYWQEHHIDKFLSFKLPLENQTAVKSEFQPQSLAIQLCPDIVAQIKAFAQECKTSTSEFLLTCFAILLSRLTQQPDIVIAVLFDGRSHESLQSAFGLFAKYLPIHFHLENDYNFYQALQAIAQSSTEVHARQDYFSWEQIFPELENIEECPSLFCFEFEQLQPDYPNNGILLAIAQKYVCFEPFKIKLSCLEQADTITTEFHYNSTLFSADSIAILADQFQTLLTNIIHQSNIVISQLPLLSPIEKQLLINWNNTQTEYSQDKCIHQLFAAQVEQTPDKIAVVFQDQQLTYRELNSQANQLAHYLQALGVTADVPVGIYLERSLDMVVGLLAILKAGGAYVPLDPTYPQERLAFMLADTQISVLLTYKKLVEGITQDALHIICLDKDRELIKSQNSENLANQVTADNLAYIIYTSGSTGKPKGISLAHRPLINLLQWHNSTLLTGVRTLQFASLSFDASFHEIFATWLSGGTLFIVSEELRVDVIKLGKYISAHSIEKVIIPVVVLQQLAEFVGDFGVAPLHIEMFPHLQEITTTGEQLQITKHIINFFKALKHCSLHNHYGPSETHVVTALKLSSNPDEWSYHPPIGTPIANTQIHILDSRLNPVPIGVIGELYIGGVSLARGYLNRPDLTNERFIPDPFSKETGSRLYKTGDLARYLLDGNIDYLGRIDHQVKVRGFRIELGEIEAVLNQHPDVNKAVVLAQPDTTNQQRLIAYIVSNQALQEATNDFYSFLQQKLPEYMIPSAFIFLKSLPLTSNGKIDRQALLNINLDDYLFKANFIAPRTAAEKVIANIWKQTLGVNQIGIYDNFFALGGHSLLATQVFFKLNKIFQVELSLSQLFETPTVAGLLEVITQQLGGGDVVENIAQILLEIQQFSPEEVREMLDK, from the coding sequence ATGCTAAATACTATTGAAGGATTTGAACTTTCACCACAACAGAAACACCTTTGGCTATTGCAGCAAAATAATTCAGCTTACCAAGTCCAACTGGCTATTTCCATAACAGGAAACCTTGATGTTGCAATTCTCAAATCTGCTTTCGATAAATTGATTAATAAATATGAAATTCTTCGTACAAGATTTCACAAAATACCCAACTTTAAATTTCCTATTCAATGTATATGTGATAGACCCCATATATACTGGCAAGAAATTGATTTGACGAGTTTAGCCTGGGAACAGCAGCAGGATAGAATTACAGAATTATTTGAGGCAAAAAAAAACTATTATTTTAACTTGCAGTCTGAGATTGTAATGCGTTGCCATCTGCTATCTATCTCACCACAGCAGCATACATTAATTTTAACACTTCCTGCCCTTTGTGCTGATAGCAAAACTCTGAATAACTTAGTACAAGAAATTAGCAATTTTTACTCTCAAACTGCACATTATGATGTAAATGAATCACCTATACAATATGCCCAATTTTCGGCTTGGCAGAATGAAATTATAGCAGAAACAGATATAGGCAGAGAATATTGGCAAGAACATCATATTGATAAGTTTCTCAGTTTCAAACTGCCTTTAGAAAATCAAACTGCTGTTAAATCAGAGTTTCAACCACAATCTCTAGCTATCCAACTTTGTCCTGATATAGTAGCGCAAATTAAAGCTTTTGCACAAGAATGCAAAACTTCAACCTCTGAATTTTTATTAACTTGTTTTGCGATTTTACTGTCTCGTCTTACCCAACAACCAGATATTGTTATTGCAGTCCTTTTTGATGGTCGCTCCCATGAAAGTTTGCAATCTGCATTTGGTTTATTTGCGAAATATTTACCAATTCATTTTCATTTAGAAAATGATTATAACTTTTACCAAGCTTTGCAAGCGATCGCCCAATCAAGTACTGAGGTTCATGCTAGACAAGATTACTTTAGCTGGGAGCAAATATTTCCAGAATTAGAGAATATTGAGGAGTGTCCGTCATTATTTTGCTTTGAATTTGAACAGCTACAACCAGATTATCCTAATAACGGAATTTTATTGGCAATAGCTCAAAAATATGTTTGCTTTGAACCATTTAAAATTAAACTTTCTTGTCTTGAACAAGCAGATACGATTACTACAGAATTTCACTATAACTCCACCTTATTTTCAGCCGATAGCATTGCAATATTAGCAGATCAGTTTCAAACATTATTAACTAACATTATTCATCAATCAAATATAGTAATTAGTCAATTACCGCTTTTAAGCCCCATTGAAAAACAACTACTCATAAACTGGAATAATACTCAAACTGAATATTCCCAAGATAAGTGTATTCATCAGTTATTTGCAGCCCAGGTAGAACAAACACCAGACAAAATTGCAGTAGTCTTTCAAGACCAACAACTTACCTACCGAGAATTAAATTCTCAAGCGAATCAACTAGCCCATTATCTCCAAGCTTTGGGAGTAACAGCAGATGTACCTGTAGGTATTTACTTAGAACGTTCTTTAGACATGGTAGTAGGTTTATTAGCCATTCTCAAAGCTGGAGGTGCTTACGTACCATTAGATCCCACCTATCCACAAGAACGACTAGCGTTTATGTTAGCAGATACCCAAATATCAGTCCTGTTGACATATAAAAAGTTAGTTGAGGGTATTACTCAAGATGCACTGCATATCATTTGCTTAGATAAAGATAGAGAACTTATCAAATCTCAAAATTCAGAAAATCTAGCTAATCAAGTAACAGCAGATAACTTAGCATATATAATTTACACTTCTGGCTCAACTGGTAAACCTAAAGGTATCAGTTTAGCTCACCGTCCTTTAATTAATCTTCTACAATGGCATAATTCAACTTTATTAACTGGAGTTCGTACCCTTCAATTTGCTTCCCTGAGTTTTGATGCTAGTTTTCATGAAATATTTGCCACTTGGCTCAGTGGGGGAACACTATTTATTGTATCTGAAGAATTAAGAGTTGATGTTATTAAGTTAGGCAAATATATTTCTGCACATTCCATTGAAAAGGTAATTATCCCAGTTGTTGTATTACAACAATTAGCTGAGTTTGTTGGTGACTTTGGTGTTGCTCCCTTGCATATTGAAATGTTCCCACACTTGCAAGAAATTACAACCACAGGTGAGCAATTACAAATTACTAAACATATCATCAACTTCTTTAAAGCCTTAAAACATTGTTCCCTGCATAATCATTATGGCCCTTCAGAAACTCATGTAGTAACTGCCTTAAAATTAAGTTCAAATCCTGATGAATGGTCATATCATCCACCTATTGGTACTCCGATTGCAAACACGCAAATTCATATCCTAGATTCACGCCTAAATCCAGTTCCCATTGGTGTTATTGGTGAACTTTATATTGGGGGAGTTTCTTTAGCAAGAGGTTATTTGAACCGACCAGATTTGACAAATGAGAGATTTATTCCTGACCCATTTAGTAAAGAAACTGGTAGCCGTCTCTATAAAACTGGAGATTTAGCACGCTATCTATTAGATGGGAATATTGACTATCTAGGACGCATCGACCACCAAGTTAAAGTTAGAGGTTTTCGGATTGAATTGGGTGAGATTGAAGCTGTATTAAATCAGCATCCTGATGTAAATAAAGCAGTTGTTTTGGCTCAACCAGATACTACAAATCAGCAGCGTTTGATTGCTTATATTGTATCTAATCAAGCACTCCAGGAAGCAACGAATGATTTTTATAGCTTCTTACAACAAAAGCTACCGGAGTACATGATTCCATCGGCTTTTATTTTCCTAAAATCGCTACCTTTAACATCAAATGGAAAAATAGACCGCCAAGCATTACTGAATATCAATTTAGATGATTATCTCTTCAAGGCTAACTTTATAGCACCACGCACTGCGGCTGAAAAGGTGATTGCAAATATCTGGAAACAAACGCTTGGTGTTAATCAAATCGGTATCTATGATAATTTCTTTGCATTGGGTGGTCACTCGCTGTTAGCTACTCAAGTTTTCTTTAAGCTGAATAAGATTTTTCAAGTAGAATTATCGCTGTCTCAACTATTTGAAACACCGACGGTTGCAGGGTTATTAGAGGTGATTACACAGCAATTAGGTGGAGGTGATGTTGTGGAAAATATTGCTCAAATATTGCTGGAAATTCAACAGTTTTCACCGGAGGAGGTGAGGGAGATGCTTGATAAGTAA
- a CDS encoding condensation domain-containing protein: MEAENIVDIYTLSPTQQGILFHVLSAPDSGVYLSQTTCILHGNLNLLAFEQAWQEVVNRHSALRTGFVWEGLEKPVQIVYREVKLEIAKYDWCQLDIANQQARLQDYCLADKMRGFELAKPPLIRLSIIKIAAQSYQLVWTSHHLVLDGWSGVILQKEVFAFYEAFCHGKQLDVEVSPPFRDYITWLKQQDISQTETFWRQTLQGFTTPTPLYKNIKNQINQPASYQHQAIYLSANDTASINTFARKYHLTASNLVLGAWALLLSYYSGNQDVMIGKVMSGRPVSMTGVESTVGIFVNTLPARVQVSPEDSLLTWLHNIQSQQIQLHEYEHTPLVQIQSWSEVPPGVALFDSLLIFQNTFLDVLQAEIGSLTISKIHTEDSTNYPLTINVIPGVELCLKAGYDVRCFHKNKINRILENLRYLLVNLVNTPTLKLNDLIDKIQANEQNQKNQELQELQTNNFPKLATIKPQTFRLSFGSLVKINYLFPDKPIPIVIQPLEDNLDLVTWSQNNLDFIEQKLLKHGAILFRDFKISSTSIFEKFMRVISPELLEYRERSTPRTDLGGNIYTSTEYPAHEHIALHNEFSYAYTWPLKICFYCAETAVYGGETPIADCRQFLAKINPIIKDKFIEKQVMYVRNYGNGIDLSWQEAFQTNDKSVVEDYCRQAPMEFEWLDENRLRTRQIRPSVAIHPKTQEMVWFNQAHLFHISNLDLEVREALLELFKESDIPRNTYYGDGSPIETSVLDEIREVYQQVSVKFPWQQGDVLLLDNMLVAHGRNPFVGKRKIMVAMGEAFTQEH, from the coding sequence ATGGAAGCTGAAAATATTGTAGATATTTACACCCTTTCACCTACTCAGCAAGGGATACTATTTCACGTACTGTCTGCGCCTGATTCTGGTGTATATCTTAGCCAAACTACTTGTATTTTACATGGTAATCTAAATTTATTAGCCTTTGAACAGGCTTGGCAAGAAGTTGTCAATCGACATTCTGCTTTGCGGACAGGTTTTGTATGGGAAGGACTAGAAAAGCCAGTTCAAATTGTTTACCGTGAGGTAAAATTAGAGATTGCCAAATATGATTGGTGTCAACTGGATATTGCAAATCAACAAGCACGTCTACAAGATTATTGTCTAGCTGATAAAATGCGCGGCTTTGAATTAGCCAAACCGCCACTTATTCGGTTAAGTATTATTAAAATTGCAGCCCAAAGTTATCAATTAGTTTGGACTAGCCATCACTTAGTATTAGATGGCTGGTCTGGTGTAATTTTGCAAAAAGAAGTGTTTGCTTTTTATGAAGCTTTTTGTCATGGTAAACAACTTGACGTAGAAGTAAGTCCGCCTTTTCGAGACTATATTACATGGTTGAAGCAACAAGATATTTCTCAAACTGAAACTTTTTGGCGACAAACTTTACAAGGTTTTACTACCCCAACACCTTTGTATAAAAATATTAAGAATCAGATAAATCAGCCAGCATCTTATCAGCATCAAGCAATTTATTTATCTGCAAATGATACAGCATCAATAAATACTTTTGCTCGAAAATACCATTTGACTGCGAGCAATTTAGTATTAGGAGCATGGGCATTACTGCTTAGTTATTATAGCGGTAATCAAGATGTAATGATAGGAAAAGTCATGTCAGGTCGCCCAGTTAGCATGACTGGAGTTGAATCTACAGTGGGAATTTTTGTGAATACTTTACCCGCAAGAGTGCAAGTATCTCCAGAAGATTCATTATTAACTTGGCTGCACAACATTCAAAGTCAACAAATTCAATTACATGAATATGAACACACGCCACTCGTACAAATTCAAAGTTGGAGTGAGGTACCGCCAGGTGTAGCTTTATTTGACAGTCTTTTGATTTTTCAAAATACTTTTTTAGATGTTTTACAGGCAGAAATTGGTAGTCTTACAATTAGCAAAATCCATACAGAAGACTCAACTAATTATCCCCTGACTATCAATGTAATTCCAGGTGTAGAGTTATGTTTAAAAGCTGGTTATGATGTTCGTTGCTTTCATAAAAACAAAATTAATAGGATATTAGAAAATTTACGCTACTTGTTAGTAAATCTGGTGAATACACCAACTTTAAAATTAAATGATTTAATAGATAAAATTCAGGCTAATGAACAAAATCAGAAGAATCAAGAACTGCAAGAACTTCAAACAAATAATTTCCCAAAATTAGCTACTATCAAACCACAGACTTTCAGATTATCTTTTGGAAGTTTGGTAAAAATAAATTATTTGTTTCCAGATAAGCCAATACCTATAGTTATTCAACCACTGGAAGACAATCTAGATTTAGTTACATGGAGTCAGAATAATTTAGATTTTATTGAACAAAAGCTTTTAAAGCATGGAGCAATTTTATTTAGGGATTTTAAGATTAGCTCAACATCGATATTTGAAAAGTTCATGAGAGTGATTTCTCCAGAATTACTAGAATACCGTGAACGTTCAACGCCGCGAACAGATTTAGGTGGAAATATTTACACATCAACTGAATATCCTGCCCACGAACATATTGCTTTGCATAATGAGTTTTCCTACGCTTATACTTGGCCGCTAAAAATTTGTTTTTACTGTGCAGAAACAGCCGTATATGGCGGTGAAACTCCTATTGCAGATTGTCGGCAGTTTTTAGCAAAAATTAATCCGATAATTAAAGATAAATTTATCGAAAAACAAGTGATGTATGTCCGTAATTATGGCAATGGTATAGACCTTTCTTGGCAAGAAGCATTTCAGACTAATGATAAATCTGTGGTTGAAGATTATTGTCGTCAAGCCCCGATGGAATTTGAATGGCTAGATGAAAACCGCCTCAGAACTCGTCAGATACGTCCGAGTGTGGCAATACATCCAAAAACTCAAGAAATGGTGTGGTTTAATCAGGCACATTTATTCCATATTTCAAATTTAGATTTAGAGGTACGTGAAGCACTGTTAGAACTATTTAAGGAGTCAGATATTCCTCGTAATACTTATTATGGTGATGGTTCTCCTATCGAGACTTCAGTATTAGATGAAATTCGGGAAGTTTATCAGCAAGTATCTGTAAAGTTTCCTTGGCAGCAAGGAGATGTATTATTACTGGACAATATGTTAGTAGCGCATGGTCGTAATCCGTTTGTGGGTAAACGCAAAATTATGGTGGCGATGGGAGAGGCGTTTACGCAAGAACATTAA
- a CDS encoding phytanoyl-CoA dioxygenase family protein — protein MILTQAQLKEYQEKGFILLPDYFSALEVERMKTEQAHLLAGNSDYTVLENDKTTIRSIHGSHTNSNVFQNLSQISRLVEPAMQILNSQVYVYQFKINIKAAFSGDVWQWHQDYIFWRKEDGMPTNRVTNVVIFLDDMNEFNGPLFFIPGSHQEGMIDVVSQNTTDTKEQDKTQWSANFSNNLTYSLNRHTVANLVNKYGISAIKALAGSALFFDSNIVHASPSNISPFSRSVVIITYNSVENIPVSIPNKRPEFIVSRDYQSITPISDSVLITK, from the coding sequence ATGATTTTGACACAAGCGCAGTTAAAGGAATATCAAGAGAAGGGTTTTATCTTATTACCCGATTATTTTTCTGCTTTGGAAGTGGAAAGAATGAAAACTGAACAGGCTCATCTATTGGCGGGAAATTCTGATTACACAGTTTTAGAGAATGATAAAACAACTATTCGCTCTATTCACGGTTCTCATACTAATAGTAATGTTTTTCAGAATCTCTCACAAATTTCTCGTTTGGTTGAGCCTGCAATGCAAATTTTAAATAGTCAGGTTTATGTCTATCAATTCAAAATTAATATTAAGGCAGCGTTTAGTGGTGATGTTTGGCAATGGCATCAAGATTATATTTTTTGGCGGAAAGAAGATGGAATGCCAACTAATAGAGTGACGAATGTTGTGATTTTTCTGGATGATATGAATGAATTTAACGGGCCGCTATTTTTTATTCCTGGTTCGCATCAAGAGGGAATGATTGATGTTGTTTCCCAAAATACTACAGATACTAAAGAGCAGGATAAAACTCAATGGTCTGCAAATTTTTCTAATAATTTAACTTATTCTTTAAATCGTCATACTGTTGCTAATTTAGTTAATAAATATGGAATTTCGGCTATCAAAGCATTAGCTGGTTCGGCGTTATTTTTTGATAGTAATATTGTTCATGCTTCACCTAGTAATATATCTCCTTTTTCTCGGAGTGTGGTGATTATTACTTATAACAGCGTTGAAAATATCCCTGTCAGCATTCCGAATAAAAGACCAGAGTTTATTGTCAGTCGAGATTATCAATCGATTACTCCTATATCAGATAGTGTTTTAATTACAAAATAA
- a CDS encoding class I SAM-dependent methyltransferase has protein sequence MKKQNITGFSKVDDTANPQDFVSYLDAISSLNSIQAYKQQTFTRLEIQAGDRILDVGCGIGDDVRSLALQVGNAGEVVGIDRSETMVKEAQSRSADLGLPVAYYVGDAEKLEFPDNTFDACRSDRTFQHLLNPRQALTEIVRVTRCGGRVVVSDPDWETLVIDTGDRALTRKILNFHCDSCVNGWIGRQLPTLFQEVGLHKINVDTYTLILTDCALADKHLGVINAAMKAQQAGLISIAEAANWITNLEAASQAGRFFCAITGFLAFGCKP, from the coding sequence ATGAAAAAGCAAAATATAACTGGTTTTAGTAAAGTTGATGATACTGCAAATCCGCAAGATTTTGTATCTTATTTAGATGCTATCAGTAGCTTAAATTCTATTCAGGCTTACAAACAACAAACATTTACGCGCTTAGAAATACAAGCAGGCGATCGCATTCTTGATGTAGGCTGTGGAATAGGTGATGATGTGCGATCGCTTGCTTTGCAAGTGGGTAATGCTGGCGAAGTAGTCGGAATTGATCGCAGTGAGACAATGGTGAAAGAAGCCCAAAGCCGATCCGCAGACTTGGGTTTACCTGTTGCGTATTATGTAGGCGATGCGGAAAAGCTGGAGTTTCCAGATAATACATTTGATGCTTGTCGTAGCGATCGCACTTTCCAACATTTGCTAAATCCCCGCCAAGCTTTAACGGAAATAGTGCGCGTCACTCGTTGTGGTGGACGAGTTGTTGTTTCTGATCCTGATTGGGAAACTTTGGTCATTGATACAGGCGATCGCGCTTTAACTCGCAAGATATTAAACTTTCATTGTGATAGTTGCGTTAACGGCTGGATAGGACGACAATTACCTACGCTTTTTCAAGAAGTTGGGTTACATAAAATCAATGTTGATACCTATACTTTAATTTTGACTGACTGCGCCTTAGCAGATAAACATTTGGGAGTAATCAATGCGGCGATGAAAGCCCAACAAGCAGGTTTAATCTCAATCGCAGAAGCCGCTAATTGGATTACTAATTTGGAAGCAGCAAGTCAAGCTGGGCGTTTTTTTTGCGCCATTACAGGTTTTTTAGCTTTTGGATGTAAGCCTTAA